The following are from one region of the Cytobacillus firmus genome:
- a CDS encoding sulfurtransferase TusA family protein, which yields MNAAKILDAKGLACPMPIVKTKKAIGEIESGQVLEVHTTDKGAVKDLAAWTESTGHELLKHEDDNGVLKFWIKKG from the coding sequence ATGAACGCAGCAAAAATACTGGATGCAAAAGGCTTAGCTTGTCCAATGCCAATCGTAAAAACGAAGAAAGCAATAGGTGAAATCGAATCAGGGCAAGTGCTTGAAGTTCATACAACAGATAAAGGCGCTGTTAAAGATTTGGCTGCCTGGACAGAGTCAACTGGACATGAGCTTTTAAAACATGAGGATGACAATGGAGTGTTAAAGTTCTGGATAAAAAAAGGCTAA
- a CDS encoding YidH family protein, producing MEETKESKYIQQHLANERTFLAWVRTSIAVIGIGVLASTLHFNNVQRVNKFADSIAISLSLFSLVTGLTILVYSTLNYFQVRKRINLQTYSSSRSLIYLITAVIFLIFVLLLVYLFVILI from the coding sequence ATGGAAGAAACGAAAGAGTCGAAATACATACAGCAGCATCTGGCAAATGAAAGAACCTTCCTGGCATGGGTAAGAACATCGATCGCTGTAATTGGAATAGGCGTACTTGCTTCCACGCTGCATTTTAATAATGTGCAGAGAGTAAATAAGTTTGCAGACAGCATTGCCATTTCATTAAGTTTATTTTCTCTGGTTACCGGCCTGACAATCCTGGTTTACTCTACCCTGAATTATTTTCAGGTCAGAAAAAGAATTAACCTGCAAACCTACTCATCATCCCGATCTCTAATATATTTAATAACAGCTGTTATCTTTTTAATATTTGTTTTGTTACTAGTATATTTATTTGTTATATTGATTTAA
- a CDS encoding YitT family protein, whose product MNVSLETAVEANVHKGLTKGKLAKRIFFIIVGAILMGVGIEEFLVPNKILDGGIVGISIILSHLSGWKLGWFIFILNIPFFYIGYKQIGKTFALSTLLGIAVLSATTLLLHDVPVFTEDLLLATVFGGIVLGVGVGMVIRYGGSLDGTEILAILVNKKLPFSVGEIIMFFNIFIFATAGFVFGWNRAMYSILAYFIAFKTIDVVISGLDESKSAWIISDQHKVIGEAILARLGRGVTYLNGEGAYTGDDKKVIFCVITRLEEAKLKAIVEEIDPSAFLAVADIAEVRGGRFKKKAIH is encoded by the coding sequence ATGAACGTATCACTCGAAACGGCTGTTGAAGCAAATGTACATAAAGGATTGACTAAAGGAAAGCTTGCAAAAAGAATTTTCTTCATCATAGTTGGAGCCATACTTATGGGCGTGGGGATCGAAGAGTTCCTTGTGCCAAATAAAATTCTGGATGGCGGAATAGTAGGCATCTCCATTATCCTCTCTCACCTGTCCGGCTGGAAACTGGGCTGGTTTATTTTCATCCTTAACATCCCATTTTTTTACATAGGATACAAACAGATAGGGAAAACCTTTGCGTTGTCTACGCTGCTCGGGATTGCCGTATTATCAGCAACCACCCTTCTTTTGCACGATGTTCCTGTTTTTACTGAGGATTTACTGTTAGCAACGGTATTTGGCGGCATTGTTCTAGGTGTTGGGGTCGGCATGGTGATCAGGTATGGAGGATCCTTAGATGGAACAGAGATTCTGGCCATTCTGGTAAATAAAAAACTTCCGTTCTCTGTCGGCGAAATTATTATGTTTTTCAATATCTTCATTTTTGCTACGGCAGGCTTTGTTTTCGGCTGGAACAGGGCAATGTATTCCATCCTCGCTTATTTCATTGCTTTCAAAACAATTGATGTGGTGATCAGCGGGCTGGATGAATCAAAATCAGCCTGGATCATCAGTGACCAGCATAAGGTAATCGGCGAAGCGATCCTGGCACGGCTTGGAAGAGGGGTTACCTACTTAAATGGGGAAGGTGCTTACACAGGGGATGATAAAAAAGTAATCTTTTGTGTCATCACCAGACTGGAAGAGGCAAAATTAAAAGCCATCGTTGAAGAAATAGATCCCAGTGCTTTTTTAGCAGTTGCTGATATTGCGGAAGTCAGGGGCGGAAGATTTAAAAAGAAAGCCATTCATTAA
- a CDS encoding sulfite exporter TauE/SafE family protein → MDFTFLIVIFLIGFIGSYISGMVGIGGSIIKYPMLLYIPPLFGLAAFSAHEVSGISAVQVFFATIGGVWAYRKGGYLNKTLIIYMGSAILVGSLIGSYGSRFMTEGGINLVYGVLALIAAIMMFVPKKGLDDIPLDQVKFNKWLAAFFAFIVGIGAGIVGAAGAFLLVPIMLVVLKIPTRMTIATSLAITFISSIGSTVGKLATGQVDYVPAAIMIIASLIASPLGAASGKKVNTKILQVILAVLILATSIKIWMDIL, encoded by the coding sequence ATGGATTTTACTTTTTTGATCGTCATATTTTTAATTGGTTTTATCGGGTCTTATATTTCCGGAATGGTGGGAATTGGCGGCTCAATCATTAAATACCCAATGCTATTATACATTCCTCCGTTATTTGGATTAGCTGCCTTTTCTGCTCATGAAGTATCCGGAATCAGTGCTGTACAGGTGTTTTTTGCAACAATCGGAGGTGTCTGGGCCTACAGGAAAGGCGGATACCTGAATAAAACACTAATTATTTATATGGGTTCAGCCATATTAGTCGGAAGTTTAATCGGAAGTTACGGTTCAAGGTTTATGACGGAAGGCGGCATTAACCTTGTTTATGGTGTTTTAGCTTTAATTGCTGCAATCATGATGTTTGTGCCGAAAAAGGGCTTGGATGACATCCCTTTGGATCAAGTAAAGTTCAACAAATGGCTTGCAGCTTTCTTTGCTTTTATTGTCGGCATCGGGGCTGGTATCGTCGGTGCAGCAGGTGCCTTTTTACTGGTTCCTATTATGCTGGTTGTATTGAAGATTCCTACAAGGATGACGATTGCGACATCACTGGCAATTACTTTTATTTCATCGATCGGATCTACAGTTGGTAAATTGGCAACCGGACAGGTAGACTATGTTCCTGCAGCCATTATGATTATTGCCAGCTTAATTGCTTCTCCATTAGGAGCTGCTTCAGGAAAAAAAGTAAATACAAAAATTCTCCAGGTTATTTTGGCTGTACTAATTCTGGCTACATCCATTAAGATCTGGATGGATATATTATAA
- a CDS encoding NCS2 family permease, giving the protein MSSFFRFHERETSYKQETIAGLTTFLSMAYILIVNPIILSQAGMDKGAVFTATALSAIIGSLLIGLLSNYPIGIAPSMGLNSFFTFSVCIGMGIPWQTALTGVFISGVLFVILSLLKIREKIINIIPKDLKHAIAGGIGFFIAFIGLKNAGLVVGSEATFVAIGNIKSPVTLLAVFCFILTIVLMVRGVKGAIFYGMVISAAAGMLFGLIDKPEKIVGAIPSLEPTFGEVFLHIDQVFTPEMLAVIFTFLFVAFFDTAGALIAIASQAGLMKNNEIPNAGKALLADSSATVVGSVLGTSTTASMIESSSGIAAGGRTGFTSVIISACFAVALFFSPLLSVITAEVTSPALIIVGALMAMEVKHIDWGKLEIAIPAFVTILMMPLTFSVATGIALGFILYPITMLALKRPQEIHPIMYGLCIAFMGYFVYLA; this is encoded by the coding sequence ATGTCATCTTTTTTCCGGTTTCATGAAAGAGAAACATCATACAAACAGGAAACAATTGCAGGTTTAACAACGTTTTTATCAATGGCATATATTCTAATTGTAAATCCCATTATCCTTAGCCAGGCCGGAATGGATAAAGGGGCCGTTTTTACTGCTACGGCACTCTCGGCTATTATTGGCTCTTTATTAATTGGCCTGCTGTCCAATTATCCGATTGGGATTGCCCCGAGCATGGGTCTCAATTCTTTCTTCACTTTTTCTGTTTGCATCGGAATGGGTATTCCGTGGCAAACGGCATTAACAGGTGTATTTATCTCAGGGGTCTTATTTGTGATTTTAAGTTTATTAAAAATACGCGAAAAAATTATTAACATTATACCAAAGGATTTAAAGCATGCTATTGCAGGCGGCATCGGATTCTTTATTGCTTTTATCGGACTGAAAAATGCTGGCCTGGTTGTAGGAAGTGAAGCGACATTTGTTGCGATTGGCAATATCAAATCTCCTGTCACGCTGCTGGCTGTTTTTTGTTTTATATTAACAATCGTTTTAATGGTAAGAGGAGTTAAAGGGGCCATTTTCTATGGTATGGTCATTTCAGCTGCTGCCGGAATGTTATTTGGCCTTATTGATAAGCCTGAAAAAATCGTTGGGGCCATTCCAAGCCTTGAACCGACATTTGGTGAGGTTTTTCTGCATATTGATCAAGTCTTTACGCCGGAAATGCTGGCAGTGATATTTACTTTCTTATTTGTTGCCTTTTTTGATACAGCAGGAGCATTAATAGCAATTGCAAGTCAGGCTGGCCTGATGAAAAATAATGAAATTCCTAATGCCGGCAAAGCGCTTTTGGCTGATTCCAGTGCAACAGTAGTAGGCTCTGTGCTTGGAACTTCTACAACAGCTTCTATGATTGAGTCCAGTTCAGGGATTGCGGCAGGAGGCAGAACAGGTTTTACATCAGTAATCATCTCTGCATGCTTCGCGGTTGCCTTATTCTTTTCTCCATTGCTCAGTGTGATAACGGCTGAAGTAACATCGCCGGCACTGATCATTGTTGGAGCACTGATGGCCATGGAGGTAAAACATATTGATTGGGGTAAACTGGAAATCGCAATTCCTGCGTTCGTGACCATCTTAATGATGCCATTGACCTTCAGTGTAGCAACAGGGATTGCACTCGGTTTTATTTTATACCCAATTACAATGCTGGCACTTAAAAGGCCACAAGAAATTCATCCCATCATGTATGGACTATGTATTGCATTTATGGGTTATTTTGTTTATCTAGCATAA
- a CDS encoding DUF948 domain-containing protein has protein sequence MFIVYASLILIAASLIFLGIYAFKTYKDAKPAINKLTAISTVMQLKADQVKNGVDELTATQKEIQRDINFKKQTFNNTVDAVKETPKKIKKWWNIKIPFIHHIK, from the coding sequence ATGTTCATTGTATATGCAAGCTTGATTCTTATAGCAGCATCCCTGATTTTTCTCGGCATCTATGCGTTTAAAACGTACAAGGATGCCAAACCCGCAATTAATAAGCTGACAGCAATAAGCACAGTCATGCAGCTAAAAGCAGATCAAGTAAAAAATGGAGTTGACGAACTGACAGCAACCCAGAAAGAAATCCAAAGGGATATCAATTTTAAGAAACAAACATTTAATAATACAGTGGATGCTGTTAAAGAAACACCGAAAAAAATAAAAAAGTGGTGGAACATTAAAATACCTTTTATCCATCATATAAAATAA
- a CDS encoding cation diffusion facilitator family transporter has translation MGHSHGHGHGHGHSHDHHHTGNKKALMWAFILIASFMIVEVIGGIWTNSLALLSDAGHMLSDAAALGLSFLAIKIGEKKATNSKTFGYKRFEIIAASINGITLLLISLYIFYEAYHRILEPPAVQSMGMLVISSIGLLVNIAAAFILMSGDKDHNLNVRSAFLHVLGDLLGSVGAIAAALLIYFFGWGIADPIASVIVAVLILVSGWRVAKESFHILMEGTPVHLNPEDIKSALLGLAHVKDVHDLHIWTITSGFPSLSCHLVIENEGGHDAVLHAAQSVLHDEYGIEHSTIQVEGERKGCPGHNESCN, from the coding sequence ATGGGACACAGTCACGGGCATGGACATGGACATGGACATTCACATGATCACCATCACACTGGCAATAAAAAGGCGTTGATGTGGGCATTTATTTTAATTGCTTCATTTATGATTGTAGAAGTGATTGGCGGAATATGGACTAATAGCCTTGCGCTGCTATCGGACGCCGGGCACATGCTGAGTGATGCAGCTGCGCTTGGTCTGAGTTTTCTTGCGATCAAAATAGGTGAAAAAAAGGCGACGAATTCAAAAACATTTGGCTATAAACGATTTGAAATTATTGCTGCTTCAATAAATGGCATTACACTGCTCCTAATTTCACTCTATATTTTCTATGAGGCCTATCACCGCATTCTTGAGCCTCCGGCTGTCCAAAGTATGGGGATGCTCGTGATTTCATCGATCGGGCTGCTCGTCAATATTGCTGCAGCATTCATATTAATGAGCGGGGATAAGGATCACAACTTAAATGTAAGGAGCGCTTTTCTGCATGTTCTTGGTGACCTGCTTGGTTCTGTTGGAGCAATTGCTGCTGCCCTTTTAATTTATTTCTTCGGGTGGGGCATTGCCGACCCCATTGCAAGTGTAATAGTAGCAGTTCTCATTCTTGTAAGCGGATGGAGAGTGGCAAAAGAGTCTTTCCACATTTTAATGGAGGGGACACCTGTCCACCTGAACCCAGAGGATATTAAAAGTGCACTCCTCGGACTTGCACATGTAAAAGACGTTCACGATCTTCATATTTGGACGATCACTTCCGGTTTTCCTTCTCTTAGCTGCCATCTTGTAATTGAAAATGAGGGTGGACACGATGCAGTCCTTCATGCCGCTCAATCTGTGCTGCATGATGAATATGGGATTGAGCATAGCACGATACAAGTGGAGGGAGAAAGAAAAGGCTGTCCAGGCCATAATGAAAGCTGCAATTAA
- a CDS encoding YihY/virulence factor BrkB family protein, producing MHKVIQFGKKLGKEFKKDRATGLAAEQAYYYMLSIFPLLILLISIVPYLSLDPQKALTYLQSVMPSDSFSVIEDNVVDIITKPNGGLLTFGIIGTLWSASNGMQAFIRAMNDAFDVKESRSFIKSRLVSIGLTLGLLAAFIVAMVLPVFGKVILNFIGNFINISDGMQILINVLRWAVAFVIMVAVLAILYKVAPNKHFPFKQVLPGAIAATVMWQIISFGLSFYVSNFGNYSATYGSLGGVIVLMLWFFLTGLALVIGGEISALYHRNNTFKPGTGKKDDKKDPKGQSDGEAYRTLSIK from the coding sequence ATGCATAAGGTTATTCAATTTGGCAAGAAGCTCGGGAAGGAGTTTAAGAAGGATCGGGCAACCGGGCTTGCAGCCGAACAAGCCTATTATTATATGCTCTCCATTTTTCCTTTATTAATTCTGCTTATCTCCATAGTTCCATATCTATCACTGGATCCTCAAAAAGCATTAACCTATCTGCAGAGTGTAATGCCGTCTGATTCGTTTAGTGTAATCGAGGATAATGTGGTAGATATCATTACGAAGCCAAACGGCGGTCTGCTGACTTTTGGTATTATCGGTACATTATGGTCGGCTTCTAATGGAATGCAGGCTTTCATAAGGGCCATGAATGATGCGTTTGATGTAAAGGAATCGAGATCATTTATAAAATCAAGACTGGTTTCCATAGGCTTAACACTTGGACTGCTTGCAGCATTCATTGTTGCCATGGTTCTTCCCGTATTTGGGAAAGTGATCCTGAATTTTATTGGGAATTTTATAAATATATCTGATGGGATGCAAATTTTGATCAATGTATTGAGATGGGCCGTTGCTTTTGTAATCATGGTTGCAGTCCTGGCTATTCTTTATAAAGTCGCACCGAATAAACATTTTCCTTTCAAACAGGTATTGCCGGGTGCAATAGCCGCAACGGTTATGTGGCAGATCATATCTTTCGGCTTATCCTTTTACGTAAGCAATTTTGGAAATTATTCAGCCACATATGGCAGTCTTGGCGGAGTTATTGTATTAATGCTTTGGTTCTTTTTAACCGGCCTTGCACTTGTTATTGGCGGAGAAATAAGTGCTCTCTATCACAGAAATAATACATTCAAACCGGGCACCGGGAAGAAAGATGATAAAAAAGATCCCAAAGGACAATCCGATGGAGAAGCGTACCGTACACTTTCAATTAAATAA